A window of Streptomyces sp. NBC_01241 genomic DNA:
GGCGAGCGGCGTAAAGCCGCCCTAAGGGTCTGTCAGCGGCCTTAGGCTACCGAGCCGTCTCTCCCGCCCCGCACCCGACCCGCCCCTACGCGCTCCTTCGTGTTCCGGCACTCCCCGGGGCCGGTGCCGTTCGGGACCCGCCCCGGGGCCGGGGTTCCCGGAACGGGGCACCGCCGAACCATCCGAAACCATCGACACGTGCCGTTCGCATATCGCGGGTGATCAATTCATGGAGCGCGTCATGGAGCGCGTCATGGAGCGTGGCGCATTCCGTTCGCATTAACCGATCGCATCGGAGTGCTGATCAATATCCATTGATCAACCACACGTGCGTCCGAGCGGGTGATCGATCTCCGAACGGAGTACGTAAAGTTCATCATCCTGAACCAGGCAAAACGGGACGTTCAACCACTTCGGGGCCGGGTTCCGGTGTGTGTGACGTGCGTGTTTCGCCTCGCCCGTACAGCCGCTCCGACCTGCGAATACCGTCCCCCGTGAGCCTTCCGCAGCACGTACGTGTTGCTGTTGTCAAGCCCTGAGATATGCCCTGACCTGCGAAAACGCCATTCAGGAGAAGCTGTTCTCGTGTTACTCTTGATAGCCACGGAAGGGGTACCTGTCACATGACGTTCAAGGTTGGCGACACCGTGGTCTATCCCCATCACGGGGCCGCGCTGATCGAGGCTATCGAAACTCGCCAGATCAAAGGCGTGGACAAGACCTACTTGGTGCTCAAGGTCGCCCAGGGCGACTTGACGGTTCGTGTGCCGGCGGACAATGCGGAGTTCGTGGGCGTACGCGATGTGGTCGGGCAGGAGGGGCTGGACCGGGTCTTCGAAGTGCTGCGCGCACCGTATGCCGAAGAGCCGACGAACTGGTCCCGGCGCTACAAGGCAAATCTGGAGAAGCTCGCCTCCGGCGATGTCATCAAGGTCGCCGAAGTGGTTCGCGACCTGTGGCGTCGTGAGCGCGAGCGCGGACTCTCCGCAGGTGAGAAGCGGATGCTCGCCAAGGCTCGCCAGATTCTGGTGAGCGAGCTCGCTCTCGCGGAGAACACGAACGAGGACAAGGCCGAGGCTCTGCTCGACGAGGTACTCGCGTCCTGAACCGGCTCACGCCGACCGTAAATAATGTGCCGCGGTGCCCGCTGACAACCGTATTCACGGGATGTTGTCGGGCGCTGCGGCATGTTGGATTCGGCCACGGCATGGCCGGATTTCGCCCCGACTCACCGATGCGTTGGCTTCATCGGCAATCCCCCGGATACGTTGCTCGCGATCTTGCGCAGCCGATCCCGAGCGGCCGGTGCGGCGTGTCCGTCGTCGACCGGGTGTCACGGAAAGGGCCCGGTCGAGTCATGGCGTGGCGCCCGGCTCGCTTGTGGCCATACCCATGTCGGCCGTGGAAACAAACATGCCGAAGCTTCGGAGTGCAACCGATGTCTGATCAATCGCGTCCGTACCGCACAGCCGCCGTGATCCCCGCGGCCGGCCGCGGCGTGCGGCTCGGCCCGGGCGCCCCCAAGGCGCTCCGTGCGCTGGGCGGGACGCCCATGCTCATCCATGCGGTACGGGCCATGGCCGCGTCCCGTTCCGTTTCCCTGGTTGTCGTCGTGGCGCCGCCGGACGGCGCCCCCGAGGTCAAGAACCTGCTCGACGAGCACGCCCTGCCCGAGCGCACCGACTACCTCGTGGTGCCCGGTGGT
This region includes:
- a CDS encoding CarD family transcriptional regulator, with the translated sequence MTFKVGDTVVYPHHGAALIEAIETRQIKGVDKTYLVLKVAQGDLTVRVPADNAEFVGVRDVVGQEGLDRVFEVLRAPYAEEPTNWSRRYKANLEKLASGDVIKVAEVVRDLWRRERERGLSAGEKRMLAKARQILVSELALAENTNEDKAEALLDEVLAS